The following proteins come from a genomic window of Myroides odoratus DSM 2801:
- a CDS encoding OmpA family protein produces DAIKVYETMVEKGEANASVLSKLGDSYYFNGKFAEAFKWYDELFQGSYADKNVSALDKEYYYRYGQTLKAMNYTEQADKVLQEFAKLQSSDSRAQLFISHEELVDQTLPSSRFTLVNLSTNSEHSDYGATLLDNRLIFTSSRESAAMKNKVHSWTNQHYTKLYSTTIGEDGSFSDPVLFAKEIASKELNMGTAIFTKDGNTMYFTSNNGSVRGGKRAQYNEEESSLLKIYKSRKQSDGSWGSVEELPFNVADYNTAHPALTPDEKWMYFVSDRQGSLGQSDLFRVSIYETGRFGPIEHLGHEVNTAGRETFPFISSDYMLYFSSDGHPGFGGLDLYKSKINPDGKMGVPINLGPDINSSFDDFSLYIDAASKKGFVTSNKAGGHGADDVYLFVEKPCYQIMDGVVSDLESHGGIQGVEITVYDKQNKVVEKVYTDEQGYYSAEKLFCGQQYRVQVNKEGYFSKEFEIDTNRDAQQRVNIQIELIEKGDDLFKKLKLSPIHFDFDSAVIRPDAQIELQKVVDVMLEHPKLEIDVRSHTDSRGNDAYNMALSERRAQATIQWMISQGVAAKRLTGKGYGESQLVNTCSNGVACTDEQHQENRRSEFIIVNL; encoded by the coding sequence TGATGCAATTAAGGTATATGAAACGATGGTTGAGAAAGGCGAGGCAAACGCCTCTGTTTTGAGTAAACTCGGTGATTCCTATTACTTCAATGGCAAGTTTGCTGAAGCATTTAAGTGGTATGATGAATTGTTTCAAGGTTCTTATGCCGATAAGAATGTAAGTGCTTTAGACAAAGAATATTACTATCGCTATGGGCAAACACTAAAAGCGATGAATTATACCGAACAAGCCGATAAAGTGTTGCAAGAGTTTGCGAAGCTTCAGTCTTCGGATTCTCGTGCCCAGTTATTCATTTCTCACGAAGAATTAGTGGATCAAACCCTACCATCGTCTCGTTTTACCTTGGTTAATCTGTCTACCAATAGCGAGCACTCAGACTATGGGGCTACGCTCTTAGACAACCGCTTGATTTTTACTTCTTCTCGGGAGAGCGCAGCAATGAAAAACAAGGTTCACAGTTGGACCAATCAACATTATACCAAGTTGTATTCCACGACTATCGGCGAAGATGGGAGCTTTAGCGATCCAGTTTTATTCGCCAAGGAGATTGCTTCTAAAGAGCTAAATATGGGAACGGCTATCTTTACCAAAGATGGGAATACGATGTATTTTACCAGTAATAATGGTTCGGTACGCGGGGGCAAACGCGCCCAATACAACGAGGAAGAATCGTCTTTGTTGAAGATTTACAAATCCCGCAAACAAAGCGATGGAAGTTGGGGATCGGTAGAGGAATTGCCTTTTAACGTAGCGGATTATAATACGGCTCACCCAGCATTAACCCCAGATGAGAAATGGATGTATTTTGTTTCGGATCGCCAGGGAAGCTTAGGTCAATCGGATTTATTTCGCGTGAGTATCTATGAAACGGGGCGTTTTGGACCAATTGAACATTTGGGTCATGAGGTGAATACGGCAGGACGTGAGACTTTCCCTTTTATCTCAAGTGATTATATGTTGTATTTTTCCAGCGATGGTCATCCCGGATTTGGCGGATTGGACTTGTACAAATCCAAGATCAATCCCGATGGGAAGATGGGAGTACCAATTAACTTAGGACCGGATATCAACAGTTCTTTTGACGATTTTAGCTTGTATATCGATGCCGCTTCGAAAAAAGGATTTGTTACTTCTAACAAAGCAGGCGGACATGGAGCAGATGATGTGTATTTATTTGTAGAAAAACCGTGTTATCAAATCATGGACGGTGTGGTATCGGATCTCGAGTCCCATGGTGGTATCCAAGGGGTAGAAATCACGGTATACGACAAGCAGAACAAAGTTGTTGAAAAGGTGTATACCGATGAACAAGGGTACTATAGCGCTGAGAAGTTATTCTGTGGTCAGCAGTATCGCGTTCAAGTTAACAAAGAAGGGTATTTTTCTAAGGAATTTGAAATAGACACCAACCGCGATGCGCAGCAACGCGTAAACATTCAAATAGAATTGATTGAGAAAGGGGATGATTTATTCAAGAAATTGAAATTATCACCGATTCACTTTGATTTTGACTCTGCAGTGATTCGCCCAGATGCACAAATTGAATTGCAAAAGGTTGTTGACGTCATGCTTGAACATCCAAAACTGGAGATCGACGTTCGTTCGCATACCGATAGCCGCGGAAATGACGCGTATAACATGGCTTTATCTGAACGTCGTGCGCAAGCTACGATCCAATGGATGATCAGTCAGGGTGTAGCGGCAAAACGCTTGACAGGTAAAGGATATGGAGAAAGTCAATTGGTGAATACATGTAGCAATGGCGTAGCATGTACCGATGAACAACACCAAGAAAACAGACGAAGTGAATTTATCATTGTGAACTTGTAA